A genomic region of Cyprinus carpio isolate SPL01 chromosome B11, ASM1834038v1, whole genome shotgun sequence contains the following coding sequences:
- the LOC122138803 gene encoding trypsin-3-like, with protein sequence PSVLLFTLTLAMVMLLFLVLLKLIPANCLDFVQGRIVGGYTPSPNSIKYIVSLQSSNGQHFCGGSLVHKSWVLTAAHCNIGCIVNETYRMYSMAGDLMAKSVGESKARRRNTVIQLMSSTKESLCITRNQISSITICFFTVAYVCVRISSHFFQRVFTVFFFVFKMDQMMVVAGDYTLGAYEGTEQYSKPLLLNLHPQYNRSTNNADILLIQLSAPIELNRYVSLAPLPKQNAGLLAGRVCQVSGWGSISHSGGLMPLTLRTVKLPIVSTSKCNSSNSFSGNITTNMICAGSSTGGKDACKGDSGGPLVCDGRVYGLVSWGNGCGDSRFPGVYTAVSRFRRWIDQTIYNPYSQCLKSAGLFSRED encoded by the exons CCTTCAGTACTGCTTTTCACGCTCACGTTAGCCATGGTCATGCTGCTGTTTCTGGTGCTGTTGAAACTCATCCCAGCCAACT GTCTGGACTTTGTTCAGGGGCGCATTGTTGGCGGATATACCCCCTCGCCAAATTCAATCAAATACATTGTATCATTACAGAGCTCAAACGGTCAGCACTTCTGTGGCGGATCTCTTGTCCATAAGTCCTGGGTGCTTACAGCTGCCCACTGCAATATTGGGTGT ATTGTTAATGAGACTTACAGGATGTACAGTATGGCAGGAGACTTGATGGCCAAGTCTGTGGGTGAGTCGAAAGCCAGA CGAAGAAATACTGTTATTCAACTCATGTCCTCTACAAAAGAGTCACTGTGTATAACAAGAAATCAGATATCAAGCATAACTATCTGTTTCTTCACTGTTGCTTACGTATGTGTTAGAATATCATCCCATTTTTTTCAGAGGGTCTTTACTGTATTCTTCTTTGTTTTTAAGATGGATCAGATGATGGTGGTGGCTGGAGACTATACTTTAGGTGCTTATGAGGGGACAGAGCAGTACTCCAAGCCTCTGTTGCTTAACCTGCACCCTCAGTACAACAGGAGCACAAATAATGCAGATATTTTGCTCATACAG CTTAGTGCGCCCATAGAGCTGAACAGGTACGTGTCCCTCGCCCCACTCCCCAAACAGAACGCAGGGCTGCTGGCGGGCAGGGTGTGCCAGGTGTCTGGATGGGGCTCCATCAGCCACAGCGGAGGTTTGATGCCCCTCACCCTGCGTACAGTCAAACTCCCCATTGTCTCCACCTCCAAGTGCAACAGCAGTAACTCCTTTAGTGGAAACATCACAACAAACATGATCTGCGCTGGGTCCAGCACAGGAGGAAAAGATGCGTGTAAG GGAGACTCCGGAGGGCCGCTGGTGTGTGATGGACGTGTTTATGGCCTGGTCTCTTGGGGAAATGGCTGTGGAGATTCTAGGTTTCCAGGGGTTTATACGGCTGTGTCCAGGTTCCGCAGGTGGATTGACCAGACAATATACAACCCATATTCACAATGCCTTAAGTCAGCcggtcttttcagcagggaagACTAA